A genome region from Mycolicibacterium litorale includes the following:
- a CDS encoding GAF domain-containing protein codes for MAERWAGDDDADSVWRDEPASLFAATAPFCDSAVAWTRADGVSLILLSDSRNSRELVFATDGLAQRLDEVQFALGEGPCLASYATGLPQCITDSAHDDRWAMFCREAARLGVNAVFSFPVSVGSHAVGVLELYRREALGLSTDEYDAALGCAAAIGAVIGATYARWSHRPVDVENLDGAALSALSEADPFTRSHVHDAARVVSEQVGVSISQVLVMMRAYAFAHDLRVTDVADDILDRRIPLSDWRDQPPEGEMDQPHSA; via the coding sequence ATGGCGGAGCGGTGGGCCGGCGATGACGACGCGGACAGCGTCTGGCGCGACGAACCCGCGTCGCTGTTCGCCGCGACCGCGCCCTTCTGTGACAGCGCCGTCGCGTGGACGCGGGCCGACGGTGTCAGCTTGATCCTGCTGTCGGACTCCCGAAACAGCCGCGAGCTGGTGTTCGCCACCGACGGCCTCGCCCAGCGCCTCGATGAAGTGCAGTTCGCGCTCGGTGAAGGGCCGTGTCTGGCCAGCTATGCCACCGGCCTACCGCAATGCATCACCGACTCCGCCCACGACGACCGCTGGGCCATGTTCTGTCGCGAAGCGGCCCGTCTCGGCGTCAACGCGGTGTTCTCGTTCCCGGTGAGCGTCGGGTCGCACGCCGTGGGAGTGCTGGAGCTGTATCGGCGTGAGGCGCTCGGGTTGTCAACGGATGAATACGACGCCGCGCTGGGATGTGCCGCAGCCATCGGCGCTGTCATCGGTGCGACGTATGCGCGCTGGTCACATCGGCCCGTCGACGTAGAGAACCTCGACGGCGCCGCCCTGTCCGCCCTGTCCGAAGCCGACCCGTTCACTCGCTCGCATGTGCACGACGCCGCCCGCGTCGTCTCCGAGCAAGTGGGGGTGTCGATCAGTCAGGTGCTGGTCATGATGCGGGCGTACGCGTTCGCGCACGATCTGCGAGTCACCGATGTGGCCGACGACATCCTGGATCGACGGATCCCGTTGAGCGACTGGCGGGACCAGCCTCCCGAAGGGGAGATGGATCAGCCCCACTCGGCGTGA